In the Kribbella sp. NBC_00482 genome, one interval contains:
- a CDS encoding alpha-amylase family protein, which yields MHTEHENRVADSDPDWPLAATRWAQITLAEDDPAHFDADFWLRLMRDSKANATCISAGGYVAYYPTQLEYHYRSKFLGDTDPFGTLVDGARSLGMSVMARVDPHAIHADAAAAHPEWLARDRDGNPIEHWAYPGIWLTCAFTPYHRDFVTEVIREIVREYGVDAVFANRWEGYYGISYSEGARRSFRDETGLELPAEEDGEGWPEYVAWRRRRLGDLVGVWDQAVRDLRPHARFVPNMGALAARDLARDLAEPVAPLFIIDKQGRHGIEAPWAAGRNGKRNRGVFPDRPVRLITSVGPEHKYRWKDSVAPPEETKTWIVDGFAHGALPWFTKFNASVPDQRWVQPVVEAFNLHASVEPVLKDLRITAEVALLDPTRTGQLRAGDNDHEDGFYQALVEARVPFEFVSDQAMTVERLGGFKVVVLANAEQLSDDQCATLRSYVEGGGSLVAAYQSSLYDENGNQRTDFGLGYVLGVRLTEASRPVQNNYIALTDPHPLNSGFEGTTRIIGGTHIIGVESDAVTPFRFIPDFPDLPMEEVYQREAPDKPAVICTENAQGGRTVYFPFDLGAIFWEALQSDHGRLIANAVSWALGTTPEVTVDGAGLVDIAVHRGEHEVAVALVNLTNPMAMRGAIRETLPLPPQTVSIAVPTDNLNARLLVAGVDVEPVIRDGRAEIVIPTAGLLEVVHVDWSQA from the coding sequence ATGCACACCGAGCACGAGAACCGAGTAGCCGACTCCGATCCGGACTGGCCGTTGGCGGCGACCCGCTGGGCCCAGATCACCTTGGCCGAGGACGATCCCGCGCACTTCGACGCCGACTTCTGGCTGCGGCTGATGCGTGACAGCAAGGCCAACGCGACCTGCATCAGCGCGGGCGGGTACGTCGCCTACTACCCGACGCAACTCGAGTACCACTACCGGAGCAAGTTCCTCGGCGACACCGACCCGTTCGGAACGCTCGTCGACGGCGCCCGCAGCCTCGGCATGAGTGTGATGGCCCGGGTCGACCCGCACGCGATCCACGCCGACGCCGCCGCAGCGCACCCCGAATGGCTGGCCCGCGACCGGGACGGCAACCCGATCGAGCACTGGGCGTACCCGGGTATCTGGCTGACGTGCGCGTTCACGCCGTACCACCGGGACTTCGTCACGGAGGTGATTCGCGAGATCGTCCGCGAGTACGGCGTGGACGCGGTCTTCGCCAATCGGTGGGAGGGGTACTACGGGATCTCGTACAGCGAAGGCGCCCGCAGGTCGTTCCGGGACGAGACCGGTCTGGAGTTGCCGGCCGAGGAAGACGGCGAGGGTTGGCCGGAGTACGTCGCTTGGCGGCGCCGGCGGCTCGGAGACCTGGTCGGCGTCTGGGACCAAGCGGTCCGCGACCTCCGCCCGCACGCCCGCTTCGTGCCGAACATGGGGGCGCTCGCGGCGCGTGACCTGGCCCGTGATCTGGCCGAGCCGGTCGCGCCGCTGTTCATCATCGACAAACAGGGCCGGCACGGGATCGAGGCGCCGTGGGCGGCCGGCCGGAACGGGAAGCGCAATCGAGGAGTGTTCCCGGACCGTCCGGTCCGGCTCATCACGTCCGTCGGCCCCGAGCACAAGTACCGCTGGAAGGATTCGGTCGCGCCGCCGGAGGAGACGAAGACCTGGATCGTCGACGGGTTCGCGCACGGCGCGCTGCCGTGGTTCACGAAGTTCAACGCGAGCGTGCCGGACCAGCGGTGGGTGCAGCCGGTCGTCGAGGCGTTCAACCTGCACGCGTCCGTCGAACCGGTGCTCAAGGATCTGCGGATCACTGCCGAGGTCGCGCTGCTCGACCCGACCCGGACCGGCCAGTTGCGAGCCGGCGACAACGACCACGAGGACGGCTTCTACCAGGCGCTCGTCGAGGCCCGCGTGCCGTTCGAGTTCGTCTCCGACCAGGCGATGACGGTCGAGCGGCTGGGCGGGTTCAAGGTCGTCGTCCTCGCGAACGCCGAGCAACTCAGCGACGACCAGTGCGCGACGCTGCGGTCGTACGTCGAGGGCGGCGGATCGCTCGTAGCGGCGTACCAGAGCTCGCTGTACGACGAGAACGGGAACCAGCGGACCGACTTCGGGCTGGGGTACGTCCTCGGCGTCCGGCTGACCGAGGCGAGCCGGCCGGTGCAGAACAACTACATCGCGTTGACGGACCCGCATCCGTTGAACAGCGGCTTCGAGGGTACGACGCGGATCATTGGCGGCACCCACATCATCGGAGTCGAGTCGGACGCGGTGACTCCGTTCCGGTTCATCCCGGACTTCCCGGACCTGCCGATGGAGGAGGTCTACCAGCGAGAGGCTCCGGACAAGCCCGCCGTGATCTGCACCGAGAACGCTCAGGGCGGCCGGACGGTCTACTTCCCGTTCGACCTCGGAGCGATCTTCTGGGAGGCGTTGCAGTCCGATCATGGCCGGCTGATCGCGAACGCGGTCTCCTGGGCGCTCGGCACGACGCCCGAGGTGACGGTCGACGGCGCAGGGCTGGTGGACATCGCGGTCCATCGGGGCGAGCACGAGGTCGCCGTTGCGTTGGTCAACCTCACGAATCCGATGGCGATGCGCGGGGCGATCCGCGAGACGCTCCCGTTGCCGCCGCAGACCGTGTCGATCGCAGTACCGACGGACAACCTCAACGCCCGCCTCCTGGTCGCGGGGGTCGACGTCGAGCCGGTGATCCGCGACGGGCGGGCCGAGATCGTGATTCCGACCGCCGGGCTGCTCGAGGTCGTGCACGTCGATTGGAGCCAGGCATGA
- a CDS encoding dihydrofolate reductase family protein, translated as MRKIMYYVHQSLDGFIEGPNGEFDWPVLGPELGAYSMALTERADLFLYGRTVWEMMSSYWPNAEAMNPDEHAIEFAPVWRRTPKVVLSTTLESAEWNTRIVRAAKDLAAIKEEPGKDILLTGSSTVAAALTELGLLDEYHVIVHPVVLGGGKPVHQPTGRRTLRLAETRSFDNRTVLLRHDLV; from the coding sequence ATGCGGAAGATCATGTACTACGTGCACCAGTCGCTGGACGGGTTCATCGAGGGACCGAACGGCGAGTTCGACTGGCCGGTGCTCGGCCCGGAACTGGGCGCGTACTCGATGGCGCTGACCGAGCGCGCCGACCTGTTCCTGTACGGGCGGACGGTCTGGGAAATGATGTCGTCGTACTGGCCGAACGCCGAGGCGATGAACCCCGACGAGCACGCGATCGAGTTCGCTCCGGTCTGGCGCCGTACGCCGAAGGTCGTGCTCTCGACGACGTTGGAGAGCGCCGAGTGGAACACCCGGATCGTCCGCGCCGCCAAGGATCTCGCGGCGATCAAGGAGGAGCCGGGCAAGGACATCCTGCTGACCGGGAGCTCGACCGTCGCGGCGGCGTTGACCGAGCTCGGGCTGCTCGACGAGTACCACGTGATCGTGCACCCGGTGGTGCTCGGCGGCGGCAAGCCGGTCCACCAGCCGACCGGACGGCGTACGCTCCGGCTGGCGGAGACCCGGTCCTTCGACAACCGGACCGTGCTACTGCGTCACGACCTCGTTTGA
- a CDS encoding LysR family transcriptional regulator: MMDLHRLRLLREVHGRGTVHGAARALGYSPSAISQQLAVLERETGTRLLERVGRNVRLTAAGEVLVRHATALLEGVEAAEAELAAVAAGRVAGLVRIASFQSAFIRVVAPAIRSLAETHPDIRVEAAELEVEQAAPALRLQQLDVMVGDEYDGQPRAVHTDLRREHLLREQIRVILPEDHPEAAADRVPLSQLADMPWAACQPNTGHREMHVRVCRELGGFEPDIRYSSDDFLILLELVRTTGAGALLPDLVIGAGAPGVAVRLPAEGDVGRAVFLLTRRTRTPAVAAVADALAMAATDQTRS; encoded by the coding sequence ATGATGGATCTGCACCGCCTGCGGTTGCTGCGTGAGGTCCACGGCCGTGGCACCGTCCACGGCGCGGCCCGGGCGCTCGGCTATTCGCCCAGCGCGATCTCGCAGCAGTTGGCCGTTCTGGAGCGCGAGACCGGGACCCGATTACTGGAGCGGGTCGGTCGCAACGTGCGGCTGACTGCCGCGGGCGAGGTGCTGGTGCGGCACGCCACGGCGCTGCTCGAGGGAGTCGAGGCGGCGGAGGCCGAGCTGGCTGCGGTGGCGGCGGGCCGGGTTGCGGGGTTGGTCCGGATCGCGTCGTTCCAGTCCGCCTTCATCCGCGTCGTCGCTCCGGCGATCCGTAGTCTCGCGGAGACCCATCCCGACATCCGCGTCGAGGCCGCAGAGCTCGAGGTCGAGCAGGCAGCGCCCGCGCTCCGGCTGCAGCAGTTGGACGTCATGGTCGGCGACGAGTACGACGGCCAGCCGCGCGCCGTACACACCGATCTGCGTCGGGAGCACCTACTTCGCGAGCAGATCCGCGTCATTCTCCCCGAGGATCATCCCGAGGCCGCTGCCGATCGCGTGCCGCTCAGCCAGCTCGCCGACATGCCCTGGGCCGCCTGTCAGCCCAACACCGGTCATCGCGAGATGCACGTCCGCGTCTGCCGCGAGCTCGGCGGGTTCGAACCCGATATCCGTTACAGCTCCGACGATTTCCTCATCCTGCTCGAACTCGTCCGTACGACGGGCGCGGGCGCGCTGCTCCCGGATCTCGTCATCGGCGCCGGCGCTCCGGGTGTCGCCGTACGGCTGCCGGCCGAAGGGGACGTCGGGCGGGCGGTGTTCCTGCTGACCCGCCGTACGCGAACTCCCGCGGTCGCGGCAGTCGCCGATGCTCTGGCCATGGCGGCCACCGATCAAACGAGGTCGTGA
- a CDS encoding DMT family transporter → MGRLFCLLSAATFGVMAVFGKLAYDAGVSVDALLLVRFGLAGALLLVLALARGALRNLPRRAVLTGLGMGVFGYAAQSGLYFSALARIDASLVALLLYLYPVLVMVGAIALRRERASRRRIGALAVALVGIGLVLSGAMTGRFDWLGVLLALGAPIVYTCYILVGDSLTADVQPLALTALVCTGAFGTFLVLGLFRGTDLTFAPIGWLWLAAVALISTVAAILFFFAGMARVGPSVASILSIFEPVVTVAAAALVFGEHLSAVQWLGGALVLSAVLIVQWPRRQSLPELSRVSPEATADLAV, encoded by the coding sequence GTGGGACGCCTCTTCTGCCTTCTTTCCGCCGCCACCTTCGGGGTCATGGCCGTCTTCGGCAAGCTCGCGTACGACGCGGGCGTGTCGGTGGACGCGCTACTCCTGGTCCGCTTCGGCCTGGCCGGCGCGCTCCTGCTGGTCCTCGCGCTCGCCCGCGGTGCACTCCGCAACCTGCCCCGCCGGGCCGTCCTCACCGGACTCGGCATGGGCGTCTTCGGGTACGCCGCGCAGTCCGGCCTGTACTTCTCCGCGCTGGCCCGCATCGACGCATCACTGGTCGCGCTGCTGCTGTACCTCTATCCGGTCCTCGTGATGGTCGGGGCGATCGCGCTGCGCCGCGAACGTGCGTCGCGCCGGCGGATCGGGGCCCTCGCGGTCGCGCTGGTCGGGATCGGGTTGGTGCTCAGCGGGGCGATGACAGGGCGGTTCGACTGGCTCGGCGTCCTGCTGGCGTTGGGGGCACCAATCGTCTACACCTGCTACATCCTGGTCGGCGATTCGCTGACCGCCGACGTACAGCCGCTCGCGCTGACGGCACTGGTGTGCACGGGAGCGTTCGGCACGTTCCTGGTCCTCGGACTCTTCCGCGGAACGGATCTGACGTTCGCCCCGATCGGCTGGCTGTGGCTGGCGGCCGTCGCGCTGATCAGCACCGTCGCGGCCATCCTGTTCTTCTTTGCCGGGATGGCTCGGGTCGGTCCGTCGGTCGCCTCGATCCTGTCGATCTTCGAGCCGGTCGTGACGGTCGCTGCGGCGGCGCTGGTCTTCGGCGAGCACCTGAGCGCCGTGCAGTGGCTGGGCGGTGCGCTCGTACTGTCCGCCGTACTGATCGTGCAGTGGCCCCGTCGCCAATCGTTGCCGGAACTTTCGCGGGTTTCTCCGGAGGCGACGGCAGACTTGGCGGTATGA
- a CDS encoding alpha/beta hydrolase family protein: MSRRMAWAGVVALMTTAAIACTNDDAAPPAPASSATSPTPSATPPTTSPPPTAQPTTAPPSPAPHPVSLQALTAKKYNGGALRLGRVLARNPAYTRYHVTYRSGTLTISGILNVPSTPGPHPALVLNHGYIDPAVYTNGRGLMREQDYLARRGYVVLHTDYRNHAESSKDPSSEVNLRLGYTEDVVNAVLALRTSQYVDPSRIALLGRSMGGGITYNVLVTKPGLVKAAVVFAPVSSDAADNFNRWTRPDRPIAAQILRKYGEPATNPTFWRNLSAVNFFGRVTEPVLIHHGESDSTCPIAWSRETLGALKTAGKDATLFTYPGEEHAFGPAWPTSMARTVSFLKQHGV; encoded by the coding sequence ATGAGCCGGCGGATGGCGTGGGCGGGAGTCGTCGCGTTGATGACGACGGCCGCGATCGCCTGCACCAACGACGACGCGGCACCCCCTGCGCCGGCATCGAGCGCGACCTCCCCGACGCCGTCCGCCACTCCTCCCACCACGTCGCCGCCCCCGACCGCCCAACCCACAACCGCCCCGCCTTCGCCCGCCCCACATCCGGTGTCGCTGCAGGCGTTGACGGCGAAGAAGTACAACGGCGGCGCCCTCCGACTCGGCCGAGTACTCGCCCGCAACCCGGCGTACACGCGCTATCACGTCACCTACCGCAGTGGGACGCTGACGATCTCGGGGATCCTGAACGTCCCGTCCACACCGGGACCGCATCCAGCGCTCGTCCTGAACCACGGCTACATCGACCCGGCCGTCTACACGAACGGCCGCGGACTGATGCGTGAGCAGGACTACCTCGCCCGCCGCGGGTACGTCGTCCTGCACACCGACTACCGCAACCACGCGGAGTCCTCGAAGGACCCGAGCTCCGAGGTCAATCTGCGACTCGGCTACACCGAGGACGTCGTCAACGCCGTCCTCGCACTCCGCACGTCGCAGTACGTCGACCCGTCGCGGATCGCACTGCTCGGGCGCTCGATGGGAGGCGGAATCACCTACAACGTGCTCGTGACGAAGCCCGGTCTCGTGAAGGCCGCTGTCGTCTTCGCGCCGGTCAGCTCGGACGCGGCCGACAACTTCAACCGCTGGACGCGACCGGACCGGCCGATCGCGGCCCAGATCCTGCGCAAGTACGGCGAACCGGCAACGAACCCGACGTTCTGGCGGAACCTGTCCGCGGTGAACTTCTTCGGCCGCGTCACCGAGCCGGTGCTGATCCACCACGGCGAGTCGGACTCGACCTGCCCGATCGCCTGGTCCCGCGAGACCCTCGGCGCTCTCAAGACGGCCGGGAAGGACGCGACGCTGTTCACTTACCCCGGCGAGGAGCATGCGTTCGGTCCGGCCTGGCCGACGTCGATGGCGCGGACAGTCAGCTTCCTCAAGCAGCACGGGGTCTGA
- a CDS encoding sensor histidine kinase produces the protein MTTSVNRRGLAGALAGLVIAEVTFAVVYALSAGWGWAELVDSFLVTNGLMGLTFGLCGAVIAWHRPANPIGWLFLADGIGHATTPFADALAYLVHGELAQRVLVTVSVAAWPWSIGLFLPLALLLFPDGRLLSPRWRWAAIGIIATAPLFVLEMAGSGEPVSPDLPRGLIALPDPDALQPLWTATEVRNLVAILLALICLAIRYRRADEVGRRQLLWLLLASVIALLFVTPWAFVAGTPILVLLAIPLIPIAVAVAIVRYQLLDIRLVVSRALTWALLSLVAIGSYAALVALLDSLIASQVGRSAAVTVFVALIIAPVLPRLQVLVDRALYGDRHDPARVASRVGEQLSAGLPGVVAAIRSALRLPYAALTVDGRLIADGHGLAAGSVVPLELSYGGEVVGTLEVGVRSGESGLSSADRSVLGLVAVPLAVAVHATRLSAELQSSREKLVSAREEERRRIRRDLHDGLGPTLTGVAFSADAAANLITTDKALSADASRAVELLARLRADTRSAIADVRRLVDDLRPPALDELGLLGALQQRADQMSIRADGTAIRVVISASGLPTLPAALEVAAYRIATEALTNVVRHARATSAVLTLRCGNELEIEITDDGPPTGPWHRGVGLQAMQERAAELGGTFQAGPTPTGGQVQAHFPLLQTALDSLLEVR, from the coding sequence ATGACAACCTCCGTGAACCGCCGCGGCCTGGCCGGCGCGCTGGCCGGTCTGGTGATCGCCGAGGTGACTTTCGCTGTCGTCTACGCCCTGTCCGCGGGCTGGGGCTGGGCTGAACTGGTCGACAGCTTCCTCGTGACGAACGGCCTGATGGGCCTCACCTTCGGCCTGTGCGGCGCGGTGATCGCCTGGCACCGGCCGGCCAACCCGATCGGCTGGCTGTTCCTCGCGGACGGGATCGGGCACGCCACGACACCGTTCGCCGACGCCCTCGCATATCTGGTGCACGGCGAACTCGCCCAGCGGGTGCTCGTCACCGTCTCGGTGGCGGCGTGGCCGTGGTCGATCGGACTGTTCCTGCCGCTCGCGCTGCTGCTGTTTCCGGACGGCCGGTTGCTGTCTCCGCGCTGGCGATGGGCCGCGATCGGGATCATCGCTACCGCGCCGCTCTTCGTGCTGGAGATGGCCGGGAGCGGCGAGCCGGTCTCGCCCGATCTTCCTCGCGGCCTTATCGCCCTGCCCGACCCCGACGCTCTGCAACCGCTGTGGACGGCGACCGAGGTGCGCAACCTTGTCGCGATCCTGCTGGCTCTGATCTGTCTCGCCATCCGCTACCGGCGCGCCGATGAAGTGGGCCGCCGGCAACTGCTCTGGTTGCTCTTGGCATCGGTGATCGCGCTGCTCTTCGTCACACCGTGGGCCTTCGTCGCCGGCACGCCGATCCTTGTCCTGCTGGCGATTCCGCTGATCCCGATCGCGGTCGCTGTCGCGATCGTCCGCTATCAGCTGCTGGATATTCGACTGGTCGTCTCGCGTGCATTGACGTGGGCGTTGCTGTCACTGGTTGCGATCGGCAGCTATGCGGCGTTGGTCGCGCTACTCGACTCACTGATCGCCTCACAGGTCGGCCGATCGGCCGCGGTAACGGTGTTCGTGGCGCTGATCATCGCGCCCGTACTACCCCGCCTCCAGGTGCTGGTCGACCGAGCGCTGTACGGCGATCGGCACGATCCCGCCCGGGTCGCGTCCCGGGTCGGCGAGCAGTTGTCCGCCGGCCTTCCAGGCGTAGTCGCAGCAATCCGCTCCGCCCTACGCCTGCCGTACGCCGCACTAACCGTCGACGGCCGCCTCATCGCCGACGGCCATGGTCTCGCGGCCGGTTCCGTCGTACCTCTGGAGTTGTCGTACGGCGGTGAAGTGGTGGGGACGCTCGAGGTCGGGGTGCGGTCGGGCGAATCGGGGTTGTCGTCGGCCGATCGGAGTGTGCTCGGGCTGGTCGCCGTACCGCTGGCGGTGGCAGTTCACGCGACGCGATTGTCGGCGGAGTTGCAGTCGTCGCGCGAGAAGCTCGTGTCCGCGCGGGAGGAGGAACGCCGGCGGATCCGGCGGGACCTGCACGACGGTCTGGGCCCGACGCTTACGGGCGTCGCGTTCTCCGCGGACGCGGCCGCCAACCTCATCACCACCGACAAGGCCCTCTCCGCCGACGCCTCGCGAGCCGTCGAACTGCTCGCGCGTTTGCGCGCAGACACCCGCTCCGCGATTGCCGACGTACGGCGCCTGGTCGACGACCTGCGCCCTCCGGCCCTGGACGAACTCGGCCTACTGGGAGCCTTGCAACAGCGCGCGGATCAGATGTCGATCCGCGCCGACGGTACGGCGATCCGCGTCGTGATCTCGGCCTCCGGGTTGCCGACGTTGCCTGCCGCGTTGGAGGTTGCGGCGTACCGGATCGCGACCGAGGCGCTGACAAACGTCGTACGGCACGCGCGGGCAACCTCCGCCGTACTGACGCTGCGGTGCGGAAACGAACTGGAGATCGAGATCACCGACGACGGTCCACCCACCGGCCCCTGGCACCGCGGCGTCGGCCTCCAAGCCATGCAAGAACGCGCCGCCGAACTAGGCGGCACCTTCCAAGCCGGCCCAACCCCCACCGGCGGCCAGGTCCAAGCCCACTTCCCCCTCCTCCAAACCGCCCTCGATTCTTTGCTGGAGGTGCGGTGA
- a CDS encoding response regulator transcription factor, which translates to MIRVVLADDHPVVRAGLEALLSSLPGIEVVGVASTGREAIREVVTTRPDVAVLDLQMPDLDGFAATRELARAAPEVAVLVLTMFEDDDSVFAAMRAGARGYLVKGAEQEEIARAIRAVAAGEAIFGPGVARRVLTFFAAPPPADPFPELTTREREILDLLAAGLSNPAIATRLDLAPKTVANNVSTIFTKLGTADRSTAIIQARNAGLGTSVTLRTQREDVPPNS; encoded by the coding sequence GTGATCCGGGTAGTGCTGGCCGACGACCATCCGGTGGTGCGAGCCGGGCTGGAGGCACTGCTCAGCTCCCTGCCCGGCATCGAGGTAGTCGGCGTCGCCTCAACCGGCCGAGAAGCGATCCGCGAGGTAGTCACAACCCGCCCCGACGTCGCCGTACTCGACCTCCAAATGCCCGACCTCGACGGCTTCGCCGCCACCCGCGAACTAGCCCGCGCCGCACCCGAGGTCGCCGTCCTCGTACTCACCATGTTCGAAGACGACGACTCGGTCTTCGCCGCCATGCGCGCCGGCGCCCGCGGCTACCTCGTCAAAGGCGCCGAACAAGAGGAAATCGCCCGCGCCATCCGAGCCGTAGCCGCCGGCGAAGCCATCTTCGGCCCCGGCGTAGCCCGCCGCGTCCTCACGTTCTTCGCCGCCCCACCACCGGCCGACCCGTTCCCCGAACTCACCACCCGCGAACGCGAGATCCTCGACCTGCTGGCCGCCGGCCTCTCCAACCCCGCGATCGCCACCCGCCTCGACCTTGCCCCGAAGACCGTCGCCAACAACGTCTCCACCATCTTCACCAAACTAGGCACCGCCGACCGATCCACCGCCATAATCCAAGCCCGCAACGCCGGCCTCGGCACCTCGGTGACTCTCAGGACGCAGCGGGAAGATGTGCCACCGAACTCCTGA
- a CDS encoding McrC family protein: MARIQLDELDGRGVSCILEPDVAAALVKSGLVNLRSEGNSTWRALPRGKVGCVSFRGIDVTVTSKATPASLLFYLAYAKDPGFRVGNVAAEAGDDLWAAFAETLIRTAELALRDGVLQSYLTVDDSICVIRGRIRVSDQVTRRHGAPAPVEVRYDDYTVDIAENQILRAAIRRMLGVPRLSNSARRRLAHLDGKLAGVTPVSAQRLPAWVKSRLNRRYQPALRIAELVLGDQSTVSKGGGAVLAGFVVNMATVFENFVVVAIREAFRGLGTTSAKFGVHLADGERIPMEPDVVHLRNDVPVAVFDAKYKLARKSGRYPNADIYQMLAYCTALQLRQGWLIYAVGGADTAAIRVKNGGIEIHQYAVDLRLKPAEVLERIEHIVRSSVAHLPAAS, encoded by the coding sequence ATGGCGCGTATTCAGTTGGATGAGCTGGATGGCAGAGGCGTGAGCTGCATATTGGAGCCGGACGTTGCCGCTGCACTCGTCAAGTCGGGCCTTGTCAATTTGCGGTCGGAGGGCAACAGCACGTGGCGCGCGCTGCCTCGCGGCAAGGTTGGATGTGTGTCCTTTCGCGGGATCGATGTCACGGTGACTTCGAAGGCAACCCCGGCTTCGCTGTTGTTCTATCTGGCATACGCGAAGGATCCCGGCTTTCGGGTCGGCAACGTGGCGGCGGAGGCCGGCGATGACCTGTGGGCCGCCTTTGCCGAGACCTTGATCCGGACCGCTGAGCTGGCGTTGCGCGATGGCGTGCTGCAGAGCTACCTGACGGTGGACGATTCGATCTGCGTCATCCGTGGCCGAATCCGTGTATCCGACCAAGTGACGCGCAGGCACGGGGCCCCCGCACCCGTCGAGGTTCGATACGACGACTACACAGTTGACATCGCCGAGAATCAGATACTTCGTGCTGCGATCCGACGCATGCTCGGCGTACCAAGATTGTCCAACAGCGCTCGACGGCGCCTCGCTCATCTGGATGGCAAGCTCGCAGGCGTTACGCCCGTGTCGGCCCAGCGACTTCCCGCTTGGGTCAAGAGCCGGCTGAACCGTCGATACCAGCCGGCGTTGCGGATCGCCGAGCTGGTCCTAGGAGACCAGTCGACAGTGTCGAAGGGCGGTGGTGCTGTCCTTGCGGGCTTTGTGGTCAACATGGCGACTGTGTTTGAGAACTTCGTGGTCGTTGCGATCAGAGAGGCCTTCAGAGGGCTAGGCACAACGTCTGCAAAGTTCGGTGTGCATCTCGCCGACGGCGAACGGATCCCTATGGAGCCTGACGTCGTTCACCTGAGGAACGACGTTCCGGTTGCTGTGTTCGACGCGAAGTACAAGCTCGCGAGGAAGAGCGGTAGATATCCGAACGCGGACATCTACCAGATGCTCGCGTATTGCACAGCCTTGCAGCTCCGTCAGGGTTGGCTGATCTACGCGGTTGGCGGGGCCGATACGGCGGCAATCCGCGTCAAGAACGGCGGTATCGAGATTCACCAATATGCCGTTGACCTGCGCTTGAAGCCCGCGGAGGTCCTGGAACGAATCGAGCACATCGTCAGGAGTTCGGTGGCACATCTTCCCGCTGCGTCCTGA